One Halichoerus grypus chromosome 1, mHalGry1.hap1.1, whole genome shotgun sequence genomic region harbors:
- the TSSK6 gene encoding testis-specific serine/threonine-protein kinase 6: MSGDKLLSELGYKLGRTIGEGSYSKVKVATSKKYKGTVAIKVVDRRRAPPDFVNKFLPRELSILRGVRHPHIVHVFEFIEVCNGKLYIVMEAAATDLLQAVQRSGRIPGGQARDLFAQIAGAVRYLHDHHLVHRDLKCENVLLSPDERRVKLTDFGFGRQAHGYPDLSTTYCGSAAYASPEVLLGIPYDPKKYDVWSLGVVLYVMVTGCMPFDDSDIAGLPRRQKRGVLYPDGLELSERCKALIAELLQFSPSARPSAGQVARNGWLRAGDSS, from the coding sequence ATGTCGGGCGACAAACTTCTGAGCGAACTCGGCTATAAGCTGGGACGCACGATAGGCGAGGGCAGTTACTCCAAGGTGAAGGTGGCCACGTCCAAGAAGTACAAGGGCACAGTGGCCATCAAGGTGGTGGACCGGCGGCGCGCGCCGCCCGACTTCGTCAACAAGTTTCTGCCGCGCGAGCTGTCCATCCTACGGGGCGTGCGACACCCGCACATTGTGCACGTCTTCGAGTTCATAGAGGTGTGCAATGGGAAGCTCTATATCGTGATGGAGGCGGCTGCCACCGACCTGCTGCAGGCAGTGCAGCGCAGTGGGCGCATCCCCGGGGGTCAGGCGCGTGACCTCTTCGCGCAGATCGCTGGGGCTGTGCGTTACCTGCATGACCACCACTTGGTGCACCGGGACCTCAAGTGCGAAAACGTGTTGTTGAGCCCCGATGAGCGCCGCGTGAAGCTCACTGATTTTGGCTTTGGTCGCCAGGCACACGGCTATCCTGACCTGAGCACCACCTACTGCGGCTCGGCCGCCTACGCGTCGCCTGAGGTACTCTTGGGTATCCCATACGACCCCAAGAAGTACGACGTGTGGAGCCTGGGCGTCGTGCTCTACGTCATGGTCACCGGGTGCATGCCCTTCGACGACTCGGACATCGCTGGTCTGCCCAGGCGCCAGAAGCGTGGCGTCCTCTACCCCGATGGCCTCGAGCTGTCCGAGCGCTGCAAGGCCCTGATCGCAGAACTACTGCAGTTCAGCCCGTCCGCCAGGCCCTCAGCGGGCCAGGTAGCGCGCAACGGCTGGCTGCGTGCTGGGGACTCCAGCTAG
- the GATAD2A gene encoding transcriptional repressor p66-alpha isoform X4, producing MKSEKRAPSPDVIVLSDNEQPASPRVNGLTKEALKETSTEALMKSSPEERERMIKQLKEELRLEEAKLVLLKKLRQSQIQKETTAQKPTGSAGSAVTTPPPLVRGTQNIPSGKPSLQTSSTRMPGSVIPPPLVRGGQQVSSKLGPQASSQVVMPPLVRGAQQIHNIRQHSSTGPPPLLLAPRASVPSVQIQGQRIIQQGLIRVANVPNTSLLVNIPQPSPASLKGTTATSAQANSTPTSVASVVTSADSPASRQAAAKLALRKQLEKTLLEIPPPKPPAPEMNFLPSAANNEFIYLVGLEEVVQNLLETQAGRMSAAAVLSREPYMCAQCKTDFTCRWREEKGGAIMCENCMASNQKKALKVEHTSRLKAAFVKALQQEQEIEQRLLQQGAAPAQAKAEPAAAPHPALKQVIKPRRKLAFRSGEARDWSNGAVLQASSQLSRGSATTPRGVLHTFSQSPKLQNAASATALVSRTGRHSERAVSAGKGSASTNWKKAPLSTGGALAFVSPSLAVHKTSSAVDRQREYLLDMIPPRSIPQSATWK from the exons ATGAAGTCTGAGAAGAGAGCCCCCTCTCCTGATGTGATTGTGCTCTCTGACAATGAGCAGCCTGCAAGCCCAAGGGTGAATGGGCTGACGAAGGAGGCCTTGAAGGAGACCAGTACCGAGGCCCTCATG AAAAGCAGTCCTGAAGAACGAGAAAGGATGATTAAGCAACTGAAAGAAGAGTTACGATTAGAAGAAGCAAaacttgttttattaaaaaagttGCGGCAGAGTCAAATACAAAAGGAAACTACCGCccagaag CCCACAGGCTCTGCTGGGAGTGCCGTGAccacccctcccccgcttgtgcggGGCACCCAGAACATTCCTTCTGGCAAGCCATCCCTTCAG ACCTCTTCAACAAGAATGCCTGGCAGTGTCATCCCACCACCCCTGGTCCGCGGCGGGCAGCAGGTGTCCTCGAAGCTGGGACCGCAGGCGAGCTCACAGGTCGTCATGCCCCCACTCGTCAGGGGGGCTCAG CAAATCCACAACATCAGACAACATTCCAGCACGGGGCCGCCGCCGCTCCTCTTGGCCCCCCGGGCATCTGTACCCAGTGTGCAAATTCAGGGACAGAGGATCATCCAGCAGGGCCTCATCCGCGTCGCCAACGTCCCCAACACCAGTCTGCTTGTGAACATCCCACAG CCTTCCCCAGCGTCGCTGAAAGGGACGACAGCCACCTCTGCTCAGGCCAACTCCACCCCCACCAGCGTGGCCTCTGTGGTCACTTCTGCTGATTCTCCAGCCAGCCGTCAGGCAGCTGCCAAGCTTGCGCTGCGCAAACAGCTGGAGAAGACGCTGCTTGAAATCCCCCCTCCCAAGCCCCCTGCCCCAGAGATGAACTTCCTACCCAGCGCTGCCAACAACGAATTCATCTACCTGGTCGGCCTGGAGGAAGTGGTGCAGAACCTGCTAGAGACCCAAG CGGGCAGGATGTCGGCCGCTGCTGTTCTGTCCCGGGAGCCCTACATGTGTGCGCAGTGCAAGACGGACTTCACGTGCCGTTGGCGGGAGGAAAAGGGTGGTGCCATCATGTGCGAGAACTGCATGGCATCCAACCAGAAGAAGGCACTCAAGGTAGAGCACACGAGCCGGCTGAAGGCTGCTTTTGTGAAGGCTCTGCAGCAAGAGCAGGAGATTGAGCAGCGCCTCCTGCAACAGGGTGCCGCCCCCGCACAGGCCAAGGCTGAGCCTGCCGCCGCCCCACACCCCGCGCTAAAGCAG GTCATAAAACCCCGGCGTAAGTTGGCGTTCCGCTCAGGAGAGGCCCGCGACTGGAGTAACGGGGCTGTGCTACAG GCCTCCAGCCAGCTGTCCCGGGGCTCGGCCACAACACCCCGTGGTGTCCTGCACACGTTCAGCCAGTCACCCAAACTGCAGAATGCAGCCTCAGCCACAGCCCTTGTCAGCAGGACCGGCAGACATTCCGAGAGAGCTGTGAGCGCCGGCAAGGGCAGCGCCTCCACCAACTGGAAGAAGGCACCCCTGAGTACAG GCGGGGCCCTTGCGTTTGTCAGCCCGAGCTTGGCAGTGCACAAGACCTCCTCAGCTGTGGACCGCCAGCGGGAGTACCTCCTGGACATGATCCCGCCACGCTCCATCCCCCAGTCAGCCACGTGGAAATAG